The window CCTGCAATATCTTTTATGTAAATATTGTCCAATGAAATAATGTGCAAAATGATTTTCTTGTAGATTTgcacattttatttctttttattcgaGTGCCAGTTTATCAGTCATGATGATCCCAAGCCTAGTTTTTCAGTCAAGGTTATTAGCTTCACTAGTTAGAGAAAGCGGTGGCTGGAGATGCAATGTAGATTGTGCTTATTAAACCTATCCTGCTATTAATCCTTACGGAGCCTATTGTTATTATGTTCATTGGTGCTAGTAAGACAAACAAGCATGAATGAAAATGATGTGGATTTTGTTTCTACTGGTAATTATGCAGATATCAAAGCTCTGTTATTCTAGCAGGTGAATGCTAAGTACATAATTATTTCTAATTGCCCACTGTCATATATATGTTGTCTTTAAGGCCTATTCAAAGATGGATGAATATCCTGCATTGGCggaagcttcgtgcaccgggttgtctttttttttttttttttttttttaagcaatGCATAATTCCACTGTAGTAACATGGTATTGCTATTCAAGTTTTAAACATGTACTTCATATGTTGATCTGCCTCTTGATTAATTGGGCTTGGTTTAAAATATTGCTGGCCTTATAGTTTGGCCTATTAGTACCCCATCTTCTCTCGATATGCTATTTTTTTATTGAGTTCTATGCAAATTCCCTTATTATATAACATTCAAAATGTCATGGTGTATTTTTGAtgcattttcataattttagccCTTTTATTTTGCTTCAAATCTGTGTATTTTGATTTTCATCTTCATAGTTATATTTTGTCTTTTCTCATTCATTGCAACACTCTGATTTTTTTGTATCTATGCATGTACATATGTTCTATATTTGATATTGGTGGGTTTTCTGGCTGTACTTGAATTCACCTCATATTGAACTGTAACTAATGAGTCTGATATTTAGGTTAACTCTATTAAGCACAACTTCTCATTGAATTTATTAAATCGTTCACTTTCTTGTGTGACTAGGTTAGTAAATTTGGGACCCGTTTCCTATGTAGCTAATGCTTACTATGATCATTGTCTGTACTATTTACAAATTAACATATTGCCTCTGATGCCCGAGAATTAGTTCATAGAGTAGAAAGTTCAAAGAGtagttttttgttattttttgtagatgatattgacccaaattgaaattaaattctagaTTATGTTCTTTCCCACTTGTGTGGATATGTCATATATCTTCTTTTTCTTGTGCATTAGTTGGGTTAATTCCAATTTTTTTAATTGTATCTAAATTCTCAGTCAAATTCCTTTATTGTTTTGTTATCCAAATTCTTTTTGTTCttcctttaaaaattttctttattattgTCCAAATTCTTCCCTCTTTATttcttaaaatgttttttaagaaATGGTGTTGGCTTTGTGCTAGATTTCTGAAACAGCAACTCGCTATAAAGATCTTGATGGTCGTCTTGTTGGTTCACGAATCAGGGTATGGTGGCCAATAGATAAGAGGTAGCCTACCTTCTCTTTCAAGATCGTTCAAATTCAAATGAATGTTATTGTTGCTATAGCATTGTACCAGATCTACTTTAGGCTCAAATTGTTGTTAATAATAAGATAATCACTGGTTATTTTATCATCTCTGTGAATGGTGCTTGCAATAAGTTGTAGCATTGAAAAACATATGTTTGCCCATCTTGTTATTAGTTTTTCTTGTTGTGTGGTGTGTATTTCTCATAGTTTTCTTTTGGCCCATGATCATGGTTGGATGTATTACTTTATCAGCCTTAGATTTACAAAGATACTTAAAGGTTTCTCCATTGTCATTgcataacaacatcaacaaacCAGAAATCTCAGTTATTTACACTTGGGTACATTATACTTTATTCCCACTATCAAACTATATGTAAAGTTACATTGCTATTAATTCTTCAACTGTTGTAGGATTTTTTAACACTTGATCGAAGGAAGTTAATAGTTAATGCCGATTGCAGATTTTTTAAATGTTGGCATTTGTACCTTGGTTCATTGTATGCCAATTAGCATGGAAACACTACGTGTTGGTATTCACATATTTAGATgacatttgatttagggatttggaaatgagggaatggattcccAAACCTTGGGGGGAtggaattaaaattttggaatgaaacaaAAAAACTTGAGTATTGATAAAACTCACCTCCTCCTTTGAGTGTTGATGGAATAGGAATGacaattaagttttggacgaaaatacccttaatatatttatttaatttttctttcatatcactttttctctccttattctctctcatcatactttctttttcctcattctatcatcacactttctcccgCAATCTCTCGCATCATCCTTCCTctctcattctatcatcacactttttctctcatcatattttctctttcttcattctctcccatcatactttctctctcctcattctctctcatcatgctttctctcccatcactttttcttcatttttttctcatcacacttactctctcattatactttctttctcctcaatctcCCTCATCGCacactctctcttctcattttctctctcttcattctcttccatcacactttctctctcattacattttctctcctcatcctctcatcatgctctctcacatcacactctctttcctcattttctctcatcatactttcccatcatattttttctctcattacaatttctctctcatcgtatttttttctcacattcaactttctctcacatctaatttttttctcttattttcctataagggtaaaaaaggaaattttgatttattccgatagaaaatatttaattaaccaaaCATTGTTTCTAatagtgatattcatgctcatacccattctcattccacaatactatgattctcattcccattcctatTCCTATGAAAGGACTAAacactaccttaatgtccaattAAATTCCGATTAACTATGCTACCAGCTAGTTTCCTATTCCTCAGGTGCAGTTTATGATTGGTGGTAAAGGAATCATTACAAATTTGTCTAGCATACAGGTATAGAGAAGTGGTATAAAACGCAAGACTTGGCATACACACCAACAAAGTGTCAAAAATGTTGTTGAGGATTTAATTGACTCGTTGTTGGGAATATTATGCAGTTTCTTTTGCAAATATAACTTAGCATGGGAGTAACATTGCTCATATCCCAACATGAAGCTTCTTGTTAGTCTTCAAGCTTTTACATTTTTAGCCATAAACTTGGCCAATATAAAAGTTTCTTCTCAGATGTGTTCTTTGGACACTACTATCTTTGCTTTACTGATTATAGGTTCATAGATTCACTGAGCTTGGGTTTGTTCTCTGGGAGGGAACTGCTTGCTTTGCTTCTCTGATGATTGGTCATGTCATAATCAACaattttacttatattttttttttccaatttaataATCTCTTTATGGCCTTCAGGTTTTATGATGGTGTTGTTGTTTCCTACGATGATACTTCACAAAGACACAAGGTAGAAAGTTGCAACCTGCCAAACATACATTGTTTGATGAACCTATTGCCtgttttcttttttattctttgTTGAACTTATTGTGAATCTGTTCTATATTGTTCAGATTGTCTACACTGATGGCGACGTAGAGAAACTATCATTGAGAAAAGAGTGCTGGAAATTTACTGATGATGATGGTGACATGGATGTGGTGTGTCAAAATTCCCCACTGATTCTTACTTGTTTCATATAAAGAATAATTTCTGCTAATTTAATCTGCAGGAGCCAGCAAAAAACTCGAGCAATCCTTTTTCCTCAGAAGAGTAAGTATTATTTTCAGTTGAAGCATCACCAACTGACAAGCATTACATtgcatttttgtttttttttaatgaaaaattgcCTCTAGTTTCAGCTTTAATGCATCGGAAACTTGATTCTAAAATGGTTTTTGTACTTGAATAGTTCAATCATGTTAACTCTCTCCTTTATCATTGTtggaaggatttttttttttttttacagatcTAGACTTGGCATCTTAATGGATCCTTTGCACTTGCTAAGTTTATGCTAGGGATGGTCAACAAATACTCGTTGAAACTAATTGAGTGGTTCTGAGTAAGAGAATATTCGTAATGGTTTAGATGTTAATAGTAGTCTGGGATTTCATCTTTCCATGATTTGATGTATTATCATCTCCCAGACATCTTGATTcctatcatttttttttgtattgatCTAGTAATTTTGGGTACAACAATGGAACAGAATCCTTTTACTCTGGCCAGGTAATATCCCATTTACCATTTTCTTGTGGTGTGCTATCATAGCCTCACCTTTTCTGTTTTATGTTTTTGATATCTTCTCGCTGTGATGTTGTAATACTGCCCTCTTAACGATTTAATAAGCTACATTGATTAACTGGTGAGTAAAAATTGGCCCATATACTATATTGGTAGGTAAGTAGTTAGGTAGTCCTGACTCATAAAGAGGTACTAGAAAAACTTGTTCTGAATTTGTTTCTCAAGAGAGTTTCCCTCTTCACTAAAACCAGAATCTTTTCTCAAAGGTATATATTTTGCAATTCCTGAAGAATTTAACAAGTAAGAAATTTCTGCCAAATTTTGTGATTGATCTTATATGACACACTTTATCAGGCCTAAACGCAAGAGAGCAAGAACAAGCTCAACTGTCATCTCAAAGAAGTTGAATGTAGAGACACCACAAACTAGGTTGGTAATTACTATTTATTCTTCTTGCACTCcatcaaaaaataattaattttattggcTGCAGTGGCACAGCATCTGGTGGTCGTCGTAAAGGTAGACCTCCCAAAGTTAATATTTTGAACCTGGATGATGGCCCCAGCTCGAGTGTCACTGCAAAGCAGTTGAATATAGAGACACCGCCAACTAGGTTAGTGATGACAACTGTGTTTCTAATTCGTGCACTGTTTCATCAAAAAAATTTAACCTCATCATTGGCTGCAGTGGCACAGCACCAGGTAGTCGACGTAAAGGAAGACCTCCCAAAGTCGACATTTTGAAGCTTGATGATAGTCCCAGCTCAAGTGCCACtgcaaagaaattgaatatagaGACACCAATTAGGTTAGTGATGACAACTGTGTTTCTAATTCGTGCACTGTTTCATCAAAAAATTTAACCTCATCATTGGCTGCAGTGGCACAGCATCAGGTAGTCGACGTAAAGGAAGACCTCCTAAAGTTGACATTTTGAAGCTTGATGATAGTCCCAGCTCAAGTGCCACTGCAAAGAAATTGCATATAGAGACACCACCAACTAGGTTAGTGATGACAACTGTTTCTAATTTGCGCACAGTTTCATCAAAAAAATTTAACCTCATCATCGGCTGCAGTGGCACAGCATCAGGTAACCGACGTAAAGGAAGACCTCCCAAAGTTGACATTTTGAAGCTTGATGATAGTCCCAGCTCGAGTGCCAACCCAAAGTTGAATATAGAGATACCACCAACTAGGTCAGATAATGATACTTGTATTTCTAGTTTTTTATACAATTTCATCTCAAAATTTTGATATCCTTATTGGCTGCAGTGGAACCATGTCCAGCGGTACAGGTATTTCACCTAAAGTCGGCATTTCGAACCATGATGATGGTCCCAGCCCAAGTGCCATTCTGAAGAAGTTGGATACAGAGACGACGCTGGCTAGGTTGGATGATATTAGTGTATTTCTTTTTCTTATAAGTTTCATAAACAAAAATTTGACATCCTTATCTGCTGCAGTGGCACCTTGTCCAGTGGTCGCCGTAAAGGTAGACCACCTAAAGCTGACCTTTCAAATCTGGAAGGCGGTTCCAACTTAAGTGCCATtcagaagaaattaaaaaaaGAGATGCCACCAGCAAGGTTGATAACAATATACTTTGATATACATCTAATTTTTATGCAGTTTCACTTCAAAACTTTCACATTTTCATCAGCTGCAGTGGCGTAATATCTAGTGGTCGCCGTGAAGGTAGACTGCCCAAAGTCGACATTGCCAACCTTGATGACGGTTCCAGTTCAGATACCATTCCAAAGAAGTTGAATATAGAACCATCACTACCAAGGTTGATAATGATAATTGTATTTCTAGTTCTTCCACAGTTCTATTGCAAAAGTTTAACATCCTTATTGTCTGCAGTGCTACAGCATCCGGTGGTCAACGTCGTAAAGGTAGACCACCCAAAGTTGACATTTCAAACTTTGAAGATGGTCCCCGCTCAAGTGTCATTTCAAAGAAGTTGAATATTGAAAGTGCATCCAGCGGTCGCCGTAAAGGTAGACCACCCAAACTTTGCAATTTGAGCCTCGACAATGACCCCAAGCGGGATAGTTTGAAGGCGAACATATCTTCTAAATCTGGAAGTGACTCCAAGAACAATATCCTCGAGTTGAATGATAGCAAGGACACTTTCTCAAATGAAGCTTCAAAGAGTAAATCCACTGAAGACGACTCAAAAAAGGATCAGGAATCAACAAGCCACGCCACCCCCAAGATTGATATCAAATCGACACCAAGTAATCCTTCAACGAAAAGCAAAGCAAAAGCAGTGGATCCAGAGAATGAGACAGCAGAGTTGCTACTCTCAAACACGACTGACAAAGCACCGGAGAGTAAAACTTTGGCATCCTCAAGGAAGCGCAGAATCAAGGACTAAACTTGAGTTTCAATGGAACTAGTGGTTAATCTAGATATTGCTGCACATATTTTCCTCTATATCTATTACATTTACTAATAACCTGAGTAGTATTATGTCAGTTGCATATGGAGGATTCATATTTATGTAAAGCTCCCAGTCTGCCTGGGCAGGGAGATGCACAGCCATGGTAGTTGATTCCTTGATTTAAAGAAGCTCTAGTTGCCTATAATTCACTTCATTCAGAGCTTGCTTACTCAGCAGGACAGAAGAACCTTCTTTAAAAGAGCATGAGATTTACTAACTGTTTATTTGGGAGgacgaaaataaaaaattatggaaGGATTTCTTAGGTGAAAGATTTTCTCTAATTTATTTAGTAAAAAAAGGTAAATTATTCGTCTTCTTTCGGATTATTTTTTGATCTGGACGCACTGCTGCTGGGGTATTTCTTTCTTCGTTCACAttgttttttttcctaattttccttgcTTTTGCTTTCCGTATAGATTTGGACCATAAGATATTAGAATAATCACCCAGATACTAACTGTGCCATGCAGAATTTTGCTTCTATTATCCATCATTTATTTCATGTGGCAAACATCTGTTGGGAAAAGAAATAAACTCAAAATTTTTCCTAGGGAAAAAACACTCAACAGGATAGACTCGAGCAAAAAACTAATATTGACATTACTCAAAGTTCATGCTCTTGACAAACTCGTTTGTTTCAAAATACATACCAAACGAAGGGGCAAGTATCTCACAGTTTTTGCGGGCAATATTTCAAACCAAAAAAAATGCTACAAACTACTAATGCAGATAAAATCCGATAACCGCTTTTATTCCGGTCGAGATGCACAATTTAAGTTGAAGATGCAGATAGCCTGAGGCATTCACTTTGGCACCTTTTCATGCAGATGTCATTCCAATTGGGCACCTGGTGTTGGTTAACACAAACAGTCCGTGCGCAGGCATCAGCGCAGGCATCTAGTTCTGAAACACCACAAACGGTGACACAGGTGTCGAGGATCGGATCCTTTGAAAATGCACCCACCTTCTTCAACATTCTCTTGGAAGTACAAACTCTCTCACACACAAAGATTTCGTCGGAGTTCTTTTCACGCCCGCGAGCATTCTTGAGCCTTTGTTCTTCAGCATATCGTCTTCTGGCTCTGATGGCTTGACCTGCTATGATTGCTGGAATTGCAGCCCCTAGTAATGACCACCATGCATCCACCATTTTACTCGGAATTGTTTAAGCTGCTGATACGACTGCTCTTCTTCCCTCTGCTTACAGGATGCAAAAATGTGATAGAAAGTTTAATCGTCCTGTGCATTTCTCAATAAGTTTAAAAAGCAAGACAAATAATAATTGAGCAAGGATGCCTCAAAATTATACGGACACTAACTGATCTGAAGAACAGATAGAAAGGAACAGAATTATAAGGGTCAGTATAGAAAATCTCATAGCCATCAACCATTGTTACACCAAATCTCATTTAGCAGAAATTCATtgattttgatggaatgacacCCTGAACAATTCAAAACAGAAATGCATTCAGATGAACTTTTAAGGCTGGGAATCATCCTTGCCGcattgaattcattttcattgctTCAAATCACAATTTTATCATCTAGAACATTGGCTGTTTTATTCACATTCAACATTAAATCGTGTCTTCTCAACTATTTGGAGTTGGCTCCATGAAACCTATCCCTCTGTAGAGCTCTATGCAAGATAATTTCACCAGTAatgttcaaataaattaaatcatttaGGTTTAGACAAACTTTGGTGCTGGTGATTCAAGATCATGCCACTAGTTGCTGTAACATAATCCAGCACATAGCTACGAGGACGAATTAACACAGCATTATAGCACTTAGGAGTTGAGGAAGTGAGTCTGGACAAAACTTATTAAGCTAAAGAATGCTATTAGGAATATGAAACATTCATCAATTGGAGAAAAAGGTGAAATCCCTCATCCCGAACGGCCCAGTATCGTCGGCCCCACGACAAGATATAGGCAGATAAATCACGAGAGATAGTTTTGCCCTAGCACAACGGCCCTTTGCATGGGAAAGGTCAGACACCTAACAAGACATTTTGCACCCGCTGGAAATTGACCCAAGACCTATTGGAGCAAAAACCCATGCAAGTACCAACCGCATCAACCCATGGGGGCTTTCTGAAACATTCATCAATGGATGTACTACAGAATGATCGAAGAAGTGAACTTTAAGCAGGAACAAAAATAATGAAACAAAGAAACATTCGGATAGAATTAGATTTCTAAGCCAAATAGTAGTGTAGCAAGCAATAGAAAGAAATGAGGTCCAATACAAGGTTTGTGTGGATTAGACATCAGATGAAAGTAACATTGTAGATTTCTAAGTGGAGGTTTCTCATAGGGATGGCAATAGAACAGGCATCCATTACCATGATACACGAACCCAACCAGAAAACTGCTAAGAACCAGACTAATTTTGACAACAGACTACCTTATCCCGCCCATTTACGTAAATGAGTATTTGTCGGGTACCCGAACCCATCAAATGTCAGCTCGACTAGTTGTCGATGCTCTGAACAAATATGCACTTGACTAAACAGAACCAAAAAACCCCTAAAAAGTGTCACAAAAGAAAATCAGTTAAATTGGCTGCCCAAGATGATAAACCTCATAATCACTCAGACTAAACTGTTTAATTTTCCATGGTAAAATTAATCATCATAaggattttggattttgtatcCAGATCTTCAAGCATCCAAACCAGAACATTTTCCTtccaaaaaatcataaaaatgttAACTAAATGAATAATTAATATGAACACTCCTGAAACGGAgattaaatacaaaacaaaataGTCCATCACCTAATTCTCCTGCCTCGGAGTTCAAGAAGAACTGTCGTCGAGGAGAAGAGGGCCAACTTTGAGGATGCTGAACTAGGGAAACTGGATGATGCGACTGGCCTGCGAGCGAGTGAGAATGGTGAGCGAAATCAAAAGGGGACGATCGTCATGCGACATCGCAGCGACAGAGGTCGCGAGGGAGAGGGTGAGGACTGACCTGCGGTGGAGGAAGGTGACCACGCCACAATAGGAAGGGGGACGGCTGGAGCAGACCGAGTCCGGCGAACGGCAGCAGGCGGGCCGCGAGACGGGCGGAGAGATCGGGAGCAGAAGGCGAAGGCGATCCACCAGCACAGTTAGAATGCGGAGAAATAGGGATTCAAGGGGTTTCGGCCCGCCAAGAACCGGCTCAATTCGGGCCGCGATACTCGCGGTCTAGTCAAAGCCCGGTCCGGAATGAATTGGGTTTGGGGCCTTTATTTTTAAttgcttttaaaattatttaaaataaaattccaaATTATGATTCATAAAGTGGAAAgattgtcccctcggatggggGTGACACAATAAGGTCTGGGATTCGAATCTTGATAAAGTTGAGATAAATATCTTTTTTATGTACTAATCAGGGGTACTGAGGATGaatatattcatcttttaccacaataaaatgaaaagatCAAATAAAAAGTAGGTACATTTTACTGAACTAAGACATTTTCAGTTATCCATTCGTACATTCTCGTTATATATTTTTCCTTTCAATGAAATAATCATGTGAGTCACGCACCTCTTTTACACAAACctttataagtttttaaaagtttattatttttaatttatgttaTTGAATTCATATCAGAAAATATGGACGCATTTAGAAGGTTTtcataaatatattaattttagtttgaaaTTATTCTATCAATTAATTTTGGACTCCCTAATTCTGAATTCGACAACATAAATTTAgaacaataaatttttaaatttacaaagGGTTAAGAAATTTATCACAAGCTACTTAAGATAATAATATTCACTGATCAACATCATCAATAAGTTCTTAGGTATCCTCTGAATtgcaaatatcaaaatttttgaatttctAAATGCTAAGTTCATTAGTAAGTTTGACTATGAATCATTTAAAATCAAAACTAATATGCTTTTATAAATTTCCTTAATGTCTATACATTTAGACCTTGAATTTAATAGTATAAATTAAGAATAGCGAAGTTTTGAATTGGTAGAATAAAAATACAGAGATTCATTCATACAAATCCATACAATTATTTTGTGAAAAGaaagggtatatatatatatatataaagggacCAAACACCTGGGCTCCTAGTGCATACATCAATTTGTAGTAGGCCAAGAGACACTTTGCAAGAGAAGCCTTTTGTTCACTCCCTTttattctctgttttttttttcttaggtAAAGTGTTTACCACTTTGATTCCATTCTTAAATATGTCACCtaacttttattttaaataaaattttcttattattcttgtgtGACTCATTCATGAGTCATTATATGCGAAGAGAATATTAATAAAATGTGTTGAAGGTTGTGGGGAAATGCACTTTCACCATCCAAACAACACATTTGGAATTGAGTTTTCATTTGGGTAGAGACAAATCTCACACCTAAAATCTTGACAACAACTTCTAACATCCTTATCACTTTGAGTTGGGGCCATCTTTTGAGCATCCAAACAATTGCATCCTATAAAGTGTGCTATGACAATTGTCTTTTGTTTAGTATCTCCATCTATGAAAAGGACATGATATTGAAGCACTTGAACTTCTTTGGCCTCTTTGATAGAATCTCTTGTAACTTTAGTAAATGGAATTTACATTTTGGAAGACTTTTAGACTTGGAAGGATCTTGCCACGAAAAAGTAAGAATCAAATTATGAATTCTCACTACCCTAAATAGCATGGTACTAAAAGTTGAAGGAGATTGATGAGGAATCATTTATTTGTCTAAGCTTTTGATCTACTAATTGATGTGTGAATTGCAATGTCACTACTAATTATGCTTgtaaaatctaaaccctaaatttCACGGATGTATATACCTCTCGAGATCATTATGACTATTTTGGCCCAGTTTGAGTTCATCGTTGAAATTATCGCGACTTTGTGTTTTAGGCGAGACATAACAAAGACATCTACAAAGTTTTTGATGCAATCGATAAGTACATATCAACTTTATATTCTTCTTCAAAACATGCAAAATCTATCAACAACCCAAACGATTCAATGGAGTTCAAAATGGAATGGGTAATATGGCAAAAACTAGACACCCACTATTTATTCAACAATCACATTGGCTGAGGCATTTCAGCGAACACATGGCGGGCGTGGTTTCTAATCACAATGCTCCTTCGTCTTTGCCATTTCTACCCTCCATCGCTTGACCGCTCTCCTTGGGGCTGTCCAAtgccctcttctcctcctcctccacttCCATTCCGTCGCCGGAACTCTTCTTCCCTCcttccttcctcctcttctcccaCCGGGCCTTGAGAGTCTCCAGCAGTTCAGCCGACGCCGCGAGCTTATCCCGCCGCCGGTTCTTAATCAGGATCTCGCTGACGTCCGCCGGAGTTATCTCGGCCTCGTCGATGGCCGCCTCCAATCCGGTCACAAGGTCGGATTTTTCGTCGAGGTCGCCGTCCTCTATCCCTAGGTAGTTCTTCATCAGGATCTTGAGCGCCGGGAACGAGCAGTAGCCCATCAGGATGTGCATGTCCATTCTGCCCGATCGGAGCAACGCTGAGTCGAGTTTCTCGACGTGGTTGGTGGTGAACACGAAAATGCGTTCGCTTCCGCAGCAGGACCACAATCCGTCGGTGAAATTGAGGAGGCCGGATAAAGTTATCGTCTTGGGGGAGGCAGCATTGGAGTCCtccggcgacggcgacggcgaatCGATCGGCAGCTTTTTGGGGCCTCGATTGGTGAGGTTTATCGAGCAATCGATGTCCTCGATGACGATGATGGATTTTGAAGTGGTCTTCATCAGGAGCTTGCGGAGCTCCGAATTGGTGCTGACCTCGGTGAGCTCGAGGTCGTAGACGTCGTATCCGAGGAAATTGGCCATGGCGGCGATCATGCTCGACTTGCCCGTGCCCGGCGGGCCGTAGAGCAG is drawn from Zingiber officinale cultivar Zhangliang chromosome 1B, Zo_v1.1, whole genome shotgun sequence and contains these coding sequences:
- the LOC121974073 gene encoding uncharacterized protein LOC121974073 isoform X1, yielding MADTGELEHRLREVGSRLAPPPCGADELLSLLNQTGSLLSRVEQSPTDSMLNALKLSIEALVDKGLLGHSDIDVRVAIASCFSEITRITAPESPYNDDLMKELFQRIVQAFEDLDDMSSRSFLTRVSILETVAKVRSCVVMLDLECDSLILKMFRHFFRAIRPNHPEIIFSSMETIMTLVLEESEDISLELILCLLDSVKSDNKQDILPIAHSLGKKVISNCAGKLKPYLVELSQSNESVLREYGRIVASICQETSDSMEKDIITAAETMESKKPEQIIKGCSEEITVKAKIPEPLLSNDTVQMVNGESVLEPSSNEQPELSNDQSKNGTKVSRDVSADIGAVQDSLPPQKEFLDRATPKRGRGRGRGRGRGRGQGRGRGRASSRQNSGEVEQFASALQQGISEMLGEATSLKNSQLQMDSDGVCNFDIEKSSATGLEEKPQRLSRTKGFSNKSNQGHLKQKSRLSKLKDHDHLIGKKLDEDTTLEELISSKSAAETLKVSDNLEQSGKTKSYRKRCHDVAEISETATRYKDLDGRLVGSRIRVWWPIDKRFYDGVVVSYDDTSQRHKIVYTDGDVEKLSLRKECWKFTDDDGDMDVEPAKNSSNPFSSEEPKRKRARTSSTVISKKLNVETPQTSGTASGGRRKGRPPKVNILNLDDGPSSSVTAKQLNIETPPTSGTAPGSRRKGRPPKVDILKLDDSPSSSATAKKLNIETPISGTASGSRRKGRPPKVDILKLDDSPSSSATAKKLHIETPPTSGTASGNRRKGRPPKVDILKLDDSPSSSANPKLNIEIPPTSGTMSSGTGISPKVGISNHDDGPSPSAILKKLDTETTLASGTLSSGRRKGRPPKADLSNLEGGSNLSAIQKKLKKEMPPASCSGVISSGRREGRLPKVDIANLDDGSSSDTIPKKLNIEPSLPSATASGGQRRKGRPPKVDISNFEDGPRSSVISKKLNIESASSGRRKGRPPKLCNLSLDNDPKRDSLKANISSKSGSDSKNNILELNDSKDTFSNEASKSKSTEDDSKKDQESTSHATPKIDIKSTPSNPSTKSKAKAVDPENETAELLLSNTTDKAPESKTLASSRKRRIKD
- the LOC121974073 gene encoding uncharacterized protein LOC121974073 isoform X4 — encoded protein: MADTGELEHRLREVGSRLAPPPCGADELLSLLNQTGSLLSRVEQSPTDSMLNALKLSIEALVDKGLLGHSDIDVRVAIASCFSEITRITAPESPYNDDLMKELFQRIVQAFEDLDDMSSRSFLTRVSILETVAKVRSCVVMLDLECDSLILKMFRHFFRAIRPNHPEIIFSSMETIMTLVLEESEDISLELILCLLDSVKSDNKQDILPIAHSLGKKVISNCAGKLKPYLVELSQSNESVLREYGRIVASICQETSDSMEKDIITAAETMESKKPEQIIKGCSEEITVKAKIPEPLLSNDTVQMVNGESVLEPSSNEQPELSNDQSKNGTKVSRDVSADIGAVQDSLPPQKEFLDRATPKRGRGRGRGRGRGRGQGRGRGRASSRQNSGEVEQFASALQQGISEMLGEATSLKNSQLQMDSDGVCNFDIEKSSATGLEEKPQRLSRTKGFSNKSNQGHLKQKSRLSKLKDHDHLIGKKLDEDTTLEELISSKSAAETLKVSDNLEQSGKTKSYRKRCHDVAEISETATRYKDLDGRLVGSRIRVWWPIDKRFYDGVVVSYDDTSQRHKIVYTDGDVEKLSLRKECWKFTDDDGDMDVEPAKNSSNPFSSEEPKRKRARTSSTVISKKLNVETPQTSGTASGGRRKGRPPKVNILNLDDGPSSSVTAKQLNIETPPTSGTAPGSRRKGRPPKVDILKLDDSPSSSATAKKLNIETPISGTASGSRRKGRPPKVDILKLDDSPSSSATAKKLHIETPPTSGTASGNRRKGRPPKVDILKLDDSPSSSANPKLNIEIPPTSGTMSSGTGISPKVGISNHDDGPSPSAILKKLDTETTLASGTLSSGRRKGRPPKADLSNLEGGSNLSAIQKKLKKEMPPASGVISSGRREGRLPKVDIANLDDGSSSDTIPKKLNIEPSLPSATASGGQRRKGRPPKVDISNFEDGPRSSVISKKLNIESASSGRRKGRPPKLCNLSLDNDPKRDSLKANISSKSGSDSKNNILELNDSKDTFSNEASKSKSTEDDSKKDQESTSHATPKIDIKSTPSNPSTKSKAKAVDPENETAELLLSNTTDKAPESKTLASSRKRRIKD